From a single Sediminibacterium sp. KACHI17 genomic region:
- a CDS encoding aldehyde dehydrogenase family protein: MDFLAQLGIQSVNPGASTGTQWIDSKASVISSSSPVDGKLIGTVQSTDEATYQTVVQQSAKAFESWREWPAPKRGEVVRQVGEALRKYKESLGKLVSYEMGKSLQEGYGEVQEMIDICDFAVGLSRQLHGLTMHSERPKHRMYEQWHPLGITGIISAFNFPVAVWSWNAALAWVCGNTTIWKPSEKTPLCSIAVQNIVAEVFKNNQVPEGVNCLIQGAREVGEWMSNDNRIPLISATGSTRMGKIVAATVAARLGKTILELGGNNAIIISKEADLDMALIGCVFGAVGTAGQRCTTTRRLIIHESVYETFKAKLVKAYGQLRIGDPLDTKNHVGPLIDQEAVQLYLKSIEACKEQGGRFIVEGGVLNGSGYESGCYVKPCIAEAENHFPVVQHETFAPILYIMKYSDLNEAISFQNHVPQGLSSAIMTLNMREAEQFLSHAGSDCGIANVNIGTSGAEIGGAFGGEKETGGGRESGSDAWKAYMRRQTNTINWSTQLPLAQGIQFDL; encoded by the coding sequence ATGGATTTTTTAGCACAATTAGGTATTCAGTCTGTAAATCCCGGTGCATCTACCGGTACTCAATGGATCGATAGTAAAGCCTCTGTTATCAGCTCCTCTTCTCCTGTTGATGGTAAATTGATCGGTACAGTTCAGTCAACTGATGAAGCTACTTATCAAACAGTTGTACAACAGTCTGCAAAAGCATTTGAAAGTTGGCGTGAATGGCCTGCACCCAAACGTGGTGAAGTAGTTCGCCAGGTAGGCGAAGCTTTGCGCAAGTACAAAGAGTCTTTAGGTAAATTGGTGAGTTATGAAATGGGCAAAAGTTTACAAGAAGGATATGGAGAAGTTCAGGAGATGATCGATATCTGTGATTTTGCAGTGGGATTATCCAGACAATTACATGGTCTGACCATGCATAGTGAAAGACCCAAACACCGTATGTATGAACAATGGCATCCATTAGGTATCACCGGTATTATTTCTGCTTTTAATTTCCCTGTTGCAGTATGGAGCTGGAATGCAGCCTTGGCATGGGTTTGTGGCAATACTACGATCTGGAAACCCAGTGAGAAAACGCCGCTTTGCTCTATTGCTGTACAAAATATTGTTGCAGAAGTTTTCAAAAACAATCAGGTTCCTGAAGGCGTGAACTGTCTGATACAAGGAGCCCGCGAAGTAGGTGAATGGATGAGCAATGATAATCGGATTCCATTGATCTCTGCAACAGGTTCTACCAGAATGGGTAAGATCGTTGCCGCAACAGTGGCTGCCAGACTTGGAAAAACCATTTTGGAATTGGGTGGTAATAATGCCATTATCATTTCAAAAGAAGCAGATCTGGATATGGCTTTGATCGGTTGCGTATTTGGGGCCGTAGGTACTGCCGGACAACGATGCACCACTACCCGTAGATTGATCATTCATGAATCGGTATATGAAACCTTCAAAGCGAAATTGGTGAAGGCTTATGGACAATTGAGGATTGGTGACCCATTGGATACAAAAAACCATGTAGGGCCATTGATCGATCAGGAGGCAGTACAATTGTATCTTAAGTCGATCGAAGCCTGTAAAGAACAAGGTGGTCGATTCATTGTGGAAGGGGGTGTATTAAATGGTAGCGGATATGAAAGCGGTTGTTATGTAAAACCATGTATCGCTGAAGCAGAAAATCATTTCCCGGTAGTACAACACGAAACATTTGCTCCGATCTTATACATCATGAAATATAGCGATCTGAATGAAGCGATCTCTTTTCAGAATCATGTACCGCAAGGACTTTCTTCTGCGATCATGACCTTAAACATGCGAGAAGCAGAACAATTCCTTTCACATGCAGGAAGTGATTGTGGTATCGCGAATGTAAATATTGGTACCAGCGGTGCTGAAATTGGTGGTGCTTTTGGTGGTGAAAAAGAAACCGGTGGCGGAAGAGAAAGTGGCAGTGATGCATGGAAAGCTTATATGCGTCGCCAAACCAATACCATCAATTGGAGTACACAATTGCCTTTAGCTCAAGGCATTCAATTTGACCTTTAA
- a CDS encoding DinB family protein, translated as MHISVSDAVNLLSRTPQLLEDLLLDIPDALLHANEGGDSWSPYDVVGHLIHGEKTDWIPRMKICLSDDNHKTFTPFDRFAQFEDSKGKSILELLKTFRSLREENLTILNDFQLSPADFERTAIHPAFGTVTLQQLLATWVVHDQNHIYQITRTISHQYREETGPWKAYLRIIQ; from the coding sequence ATGCATATCTCCGTATCAGATGCCGTCAACCTCTTAAGCAGAACACCTCAATTATTAGAAGATCTGCTGCTGGATATTCCCGACGCTTTACTTCATGCCAATGAAGGAGGTGATAGCTGGAGTCCTTACGATGTGGTGGGGCATCTGATACACGGAGAAAAAACAGATTGGATACCGAGGATGAAGATCTGTTTATCGGATGACAATCATAAAACCTTCACTCCTTTTGATCGCTTTGCACAATTTGAAGATAGCAAGGGTAAAAGCATTCTTGAGTTACTGAAAACATTTCGCTCACTTCGTGAAGAAAATCTCACCATACTGAATGATTTTCAGCTCAGTCCTGCAGATTTTGAAAGAACGGCCATCCACCCTGCTTTCGGAACAGTGACACTTCAGCAACTATTGGCTACATGGGTGGTACACGATCAGAATCATATTTATCAGATCACAAGAACCATTTCACATCAATACCGGGAAGAGACAGGACCTTGGAAAGCGTATCTCAGAATCATACAATAA
- a CDS encoding YdeI/OmpD-associated family protein: MVIKKNAIIDQSDGMHFIGIDTPTAEKFSKKGIKRCICILNGKSSLHVALQSRKEEGYIIYISKRVLKELNLKKGVTVQLELKEDKSTFQFEEAIEWTEVLETDPEAKIIFDQLTPGNKRSILYLITRIKSSDKRIERSLHIAEQLKRGIHSAAKLLKK, translated from the coding sequence ATGGTAATAAAAAAGAACGCCATCATCGATCAGTCTGATGGCATGCACTTTATTGGCATTGATACACCAACAGCAGAAAAGTTTAGTAAAAAGGGAATCAAAAGATGTATTTGTATACTCAATGGGAAATCGAGTTTACATGTTGCATTACAGTCTAGAAAAGAAGAGGGTTATATTATTTATATTAGTAAGCGGGTATTAAAAGAATTGAACCTGAAAAAAGGAGTAACCGTACAACTTGAATTAAAAGAAGATAAAAGTACATTTCAATTTGAAGAAGCCATAGAATGGACTGAAGTGCTTGAAACAGATCCTGAGGCTAAAATTATCTTCGATCAACTCACTCCCGGTAATAAAAGAAGTATTCTCTATTTGATTACCCGTATAAAATCTTCCGATAAAAGAATCGAACGGTCTTTGCATATTGCCGAGCAACTCAAAAGGGGTATACACAGTGCAGCTAAGCTGCTGAAAAAATAG